The proteins below come from a single Bactrocera dorsalis isolate Fly_Bdor chromosome 5, ASM2337382v1, whole genome shotgun sequence genomic window:
- the LOC105229044 gene encoding transmembrane protein 43 homolog, which yields MALLEAFRSNWLIATFGCILFTGGLCVLSWNEGRAVHTILSLDEALDDAISLDPNEELEYNYNGRIVHMTGSIVIGEPLTEPDYNIQVLAVKLKRRVQMFQWVEESMEHNYGESVASVQTESRTYYYYTEWRDKLIDSRNFYIRTGHQNPDRFPIESQTQVADAVFIGKYELGNEIKNKFTNYVELTSDTRPDDPTIKMHLGLYYHTNDVFNPEIGDIRLLFSFAGMEGEMYTVVGKLMNNKVLPYRTSRGVDILLVYNGELGLAEVFKREHHAQRLTTWGYRFMGWVLVFFGVTCTSKLLHIMLSRIAFLAVLAPDPQFPVGANIMLSLSLALIIASIAWILHRPMIGASLLFAAASPFLWCARSMSNYQRVN from the exons ATGGCGCTTTTGGAGGCATTCCGGTCAAATTGGTTAATAGCCACTTTTGGCTGTATACTTTTTACTGGAGGATTATGCGTACTCTCCTGGAATGAA GGACGAGCTGTGCACACAATTTTATCTCTTGATGAAGCACTTGATGATGCAATATCTTTGGATCCTAATGAAGAGTTGGAATACAATTACAATGGTCGGATAGTACATATGACTGGATCTATTGTAATTGGAGAACCACTTACAGAACCAGACTACAACATACAAGTTCTTGCCGTAAAATTGAAGCGTCGGGTACAAATGTTTCAATGGGTGGAGGAGTCAAT GGAACACAATTATGGGGAAAGTGTTGCATCTGTGCAAACAGAAAGTCGTACATACTATTATTATACCGAGTGGCGTGACAAATTAATTGACTCCCGTAATTTTTACATACGAACGGGACATCAAAATCCTGATCGCTTTCCTATAGAAAGCCAAACACAAGTTGCTGACGCGGTCTTCATTGGCAAATACGAACTGGGTAACGAAATCAAGAATAAATTTACAAACTACGTGGAATTGACTTCCGATACAAGGCCAGACGATCCTACAATTAAAATGCATTTAGGGCTATATTACCACACAAACGATGTTTTTAATCCGGAAATAGGCGACATACGTCTACTATTTTCGTTTGCTGGAATGGAGGGCGAAATG tacacTGTAGTAGGAAAATTGATGAATAACAAAGTATTGCCATATCGAACCAGTCGGGGTGTTGATATACTGCTTGTATATAACGGCGAACTCGGACTTGCGGAAGTTTTTAAGCGAGAACATCACGCGCAACGGCTTACTACATGGGGCTATCGCTTTATGGGTTGGGTTTTGGTGTTCTTCGGTGTTACGTGTACATCCAAGCTATTACATATTATgt TAAGCCGCATTGCTTTCCTCGCTGTCTTAGCGCCGGATCCACAGTTCCCCGTTGGTGCTAATATCATGTTATCATTGTCCCTTGCACTAATTATAGCCTCAATAGCGTGGATCCTGCATCGTCCAATGATTGGTGCCAGTTTGTTGTTTGCAGCGGCATCACCATTTTTGTGGTGCGCGCGTAGTATGTCAAATTATCAACGCgtcaactaa
- the LOC105229043 gene encoding uncharacterized protein LOC105229043: MLAPDKYLSPMKQMTGAEENRHFLRAFIHTYRDLPVLWDTSLRDYTNRDKRAEAYEQLVPIYRYLKRDANVEDVKKKINTLRTNYRKELKVVESARRNGTIHHPRCWTFLELDFLRNTEKFLAVNPSTRGDSFSAFSENSQTQSSFLDPPGSSYNFRSMMGANTVQSPPSIAEMFHKSFGHTQKLEPEQTPPPSAPQVASTSSSLNGQTVNSSDYNHTGQQADSVTSSAKRLRFSPANATGGTGQTPDELLSIACDYLSSTFPEEESIARTWTHKLKRLQREQRLLAEKFINEILFEAESGTLHRGSVHINSFEPFVRFEEQSSNDQENTKSQSPSVHTSTTTISHDGEIKSTSNAGASENGNATVNENVYENYQN; the protein is encoded by the coding sequence atgttaGCACCGGATAAGTATCTCTCTCCAATGAAACAAATGACTGGTGCCGAAGAAAATCGACACTTTTTGCGGgcattcatacacacatatagagACTTGCCAGTGTTATGGGACACTTCGTTACGAGATTACACAAATCGCGATAAACGCGCTGAAGCATATGAACAACTTGTACCCATCTATCGCTACCTCAAGCGAGATGCAAATGTCGAAGAcgttaagaaaaaaatcaacacGCTGCGCACAAACTATCGCAAAGAACTGAAAGTTGTGGAAAGTGCGCGACGCAATGGAACCATTCATCATCCACGTTGTTGGACTTTTCTTGAATTAGATTTCCTACGCAACACCGAAAAGTTTCTAGCTGTCAATCCCAGTACGCGAGGTGATTCATTTTCCGCATTCAGTGAGAATTCACAAACACAATCCTCTTTCCTGGATCCACCAGGTTCCAGTTATAATTTTCGCTCCATGATGGGAGCAAACACAGTGCAATCACCTCCCAGTATTGCCGAAATGTTCCACAAATCTTTTGGGCATACGCAAAAGTTGGAGCCAGAGCAAACTCCACCACCGTCTGCACCACAAGTGGCAAGTACGAGTTCATCATTAAATGGACAGACGGTAAATTCATCAGATTACAATCACACAGGGCAACAAGCAGATTCTGTAACTAGCTCAGCAAAACGTTTGCGTTTTTCACCGGCGAATGCCACAGGTGGTACCGGTCAAACGCCAGATGAGCTACTTAGTATTGCTTGTGACTACCTTTCCAGCACATTTCCTGAAGAGGAATCTATCGCACGGACCTGGACTCATAAGCTCAAACGTTTACAACGTGAGCAACGTTTATTGGCGGAAAAATTCATTAATGAAATACTTTTTGAGGCGGAATCAGGTACATTACATCGTGGGTCGGTGCATATTAATAGTTTCGAACCATTTGTGCGTTTTGAAGAACAATCAAGTAATGATCAAGAAAATACCAAATCGCAAAGTCCCAGCGTACATACATCAACCACAACAATATCGCATGATGGTGAAATTAAATCTACTTCGAATGCTGGTGCATCTGAAAACGGCAATGCTACCGTTAATGAAAATGTATACGAAAACTATCAGAACTAA